A portion of the Sphaerochaeta pleomorpha str. Grapes genome contains these proteins:
- a CDS encoding FadR/GntR family transcriptional regulator, protein MKYTPLRSERLSDKVVSQILQLIHDGELKPGEKLPSEVTFSEKFSVSRGVIREAMIQLQVLGYIRRKTKDGTYIQQDIFEKLSKPVSDALKDATFHDLLDFRDSLESKMVEIVIDRASDEEIEEICSTLKADGSSLPGQFSLDHYFHYKLAQASRNIFYMNFIDTYYDLIEELAAKNKKQEGSLVQIAEEHEAIVQAIANRDKEGAHRAMTHHMDMVRIRHHAKEVEEAN, encoded by the coding sequence TTGAAATATACACCACTGAGAAGTGAAAGGCTTTCTGATAAAGTAGTCTCCCAGATTTTACAATTGATTCATGACGGTGAGTTGAAACCGGGGGAAAAACTACCCAGTGAAGTCACATTCTCTGAAAAGTTCTCTGTCAGCAGGGGAGTAATCCGGGAAGCGATGATACAGCTTCAGGTCTTGGGCTATATCCGTCGCAAAACAAAGGATGGAACCTATATACAACAAGATATTTTTGAAAAACTCTCAAAACCCGTTTCCGATGCCCTCAAAGATGCAACCTTCCATGATTTACTTGATTTCAGGGATTCCTTGGAGTCAAAGATGGTTGAAATTGTCATCGATCGGGCATCAGATGAAGAAATAGAGGAAATCTGCTCGACATTGAAAGCCGATGGCAGTTCCCTTCCCGGGCAGTTCAGCCTTGACCATTACTTTCATTATAAGCTTGCCCAGGCATCAAGAAATATTTTCTACATGAATTTCATCGATACCTACTATGATCTCATCGAAGAGCTTGCTGCCAAGAACAAGAAACAGGAAGGGAGTCTTGTCCAGATTGCCGAGGAACATGAGGCAATTGTCCAGGCAATTGCAAACAGGGACAAAGAAGGCGCCCATAGGGCTATGACCCACCACATGGATATGGTCAGGATTCGACACCATGCCAAGGAAGTGGAGGAAGCAAATTGA
- the pgmB gene encoding beta-phosphoglucomutase, whose amino-acid sequence MDTMQFGSEMYDERLVARNETLYTTANGYLGFRGDFEEKEGTYHKGTYINGFYDSEPITYGETAYGYAKNHETILNLPDPKRIELMVGERPFSLKKGTVNAFSRNLDFHTGILTRVVDWTSEDGFSVVVTSRRLVSFIEKNCAVIEYTVTAKKDHTPLYLKSFIDVTAHNRSADEDPRVGSKFSSNPLEILETHIEENQLSFIARTRNTKLSLRGAAFHTYSKNPLQIVPSPPELALGYSFLLKEGESVTLTKYIAYCTVGDDERFLAHKFSLKGFLTIAEEQKSYLDSFWALARIRIEGDDLSEQALQFNLFHLLQSCGKDGATSMAAKGLTGEGYEGHYFWDTESYALPVFTYLKPDLAEQLLRYRYSILPQSRQRAATMNLKGALFPWRTISGNECSAYYPAGTAQYHIDADILYATQKYLQATKRQIPSWIIEMAIESARMWVSLGSFILSKGNSFCINEVTGPDEYSACVNNNAYTNLMARENLLFSIRLVEQYLDSGKKLPLELGSDELQNWKEAAQGMYIPFDSEKGIYAQDDSFLDRADWPFADTPKENYPLLLHYHPLVIYRHRVLKQPDLVLAQFLLSGLFTKAEIIRNFAFYEPYTTGDSSLSHCIQSIMASESFQPLKAWAYFKKTVRMDIDDIHGNSVDGIHTASMAGSWMALVYGFAGFRDWKGEFSFNPHIPDSWKSVTFCLRLGPAVLKVHFSREEVCYSLVEGTSLSLVHRNLHCILEEGESRCYSLSPSLQGVLFDLDGVIVDTAKLHFLAWKAVSDENGLHFDEEVNQRLLGVSREASLEIILEHNKVSWPDDKKKQVLKQKNKAYVASLDTLTPDDVYPGMRELLVDLKKNSIKTALASASKNAEIVCLKLGILDLFDAVADVRKVQVSKPEPDIFLAAAEQIGVWYTNCIGVEDAKAGITAIKKAGMKAVGIGTEQGLPEADAVLSDTRELTLDFLQKVIES is encoded by the coding sequence ATGGATACGATGCAATTCGGTTCTGAGATGTATGATGAGCGGCTAGTGGCGCGAAATGAAACCCTGTATACCACAGCAAATGGGTATTTGGGATTTCGAGGGGACTTCGAGGAGAAGGAGGGTACCTATCATAAGGGAACCTATATAAATGGGTTCTATGACAGCGAACCGATAACCTATGGCGAAACAGCCTATGGGTATGCCAAGAACCATGAGACTATTCTCAACCTGCCCGATCCCAAGCGTATTGAGCTAATGGTAGGGGAGAGGCCTTTTTCCCTGAAAAAGGGAACTGTCAATGCTTTCTCCCGCAATCTTGATTTCCATACCGGTATCCTGACACGTGTTGTCGATTGGACGAGTGAGGACGGTTTTTCGGTGGTAGTAACTTCGCGACGCCTTGTTTCTTTTATAGAGAAGAACTGTGCGGTCATTGAATATACGGTTACGGCAAAGAAAGACCATACTCCCCTTTATCTCAAGAGTTTTATTGATGTTACTGCGCACAACAGATCTGCCGACGAGGACCCCAGGGTTGGGTCGAAATTTTCATCAAACCCTCTGGAAATCCTTGAAACGCATATTGAGGAAAACCAGCTTTCCTTTATTGCAAGGACCCGTAATACAAAACTTTCCCTACGGGGTGCCGCGTTTCATACCTATTCGAAGAACCCCCTGCAGATTGTCCCTTCCCCTCCCGAGCTTGCCTTGGGCTATTCTTTTTTGCTCAAGGAAGGGGAATCAGTAACCCTTACCAAATACATTGCCTACTGTACGGTAGGTGACGATGAACGTTTTTTAGCCCACAAATTCTCTCTCAAGGGTTTTCTCACCATTGCCGAGGAACAGAAATCGTATCTCGATTCTTTCTGGGCCTTGGCGCGCATAAGGATCGAGGGCGATGATCTATCAGAACAGGCCTTGCAGTTCAACTTGTTCCATTTGCTACAATCCTGCGGGAAAGACGGTGCAACCAGCATGGCTGCGAAGGGTCTGACTGGGGAAGGGTATGAAGGCCATTATTTCTGGGATACTGAATCCTATGCCCTGCCTGTCTTTACGTATCTCAAACCGGACTTGGCGGAACAGCTGTTACGATATCGCTATTCCATTTTGCCACAGTCCCGTCAGAGGGCAGCTACCATGAACCTCAAGGGGGCACTGTTTCCCTGGAGAACTATCAGCGGAAATGAGTGCAGCGCCTATTATCCTGCTGGCACAGCCCAGTATCATATCGATGCCGATATTCTCTATGCCACACAGAAATATCTGCAGGCCACCAAAAGGCAAATTCCTTCCTGGATTATTGAGATGGCTATTGAATCGGCAAGGATGTGGGTCAGCCTGGGTAGTTTTATTCTGTCAAAGGGCAATAGCTTCTGCATCAATGAAGTAACAGGCCCGGATGAATATAGTGCCTGTGTGAACAACAATGCCTATACGAATCTGATGGCTCGGGAAAATCTCCTGTTTTCTATCAGGCTGGTGGAACAATACCTTGATTCGGGAAAGAAACTTCCCCTTGAGCTTGGAAGCGATGAACTGCAAAATTGGAAAGAGGCTGCCCAGGGGATGTATATTCCCTTTGACAGTGAAAAGGGAATATATGCACAGGATGACTCTTTCCTGGATCGAGCCGATTGGCCTTTTGCCGATACCCCGAAGGAGAACTATCCTCTATTGCTCCATTATCATCCGCTGGTCATCTACCGGCACCGGGTTCTCAAACAACCTGACCTTGTTCTGGCTCAGTTTCTGCTTTCCGGTTTGTTTACCAAGGCGGAGATAATCCGGAACTTTGCCTTTTATGAGCCGTATACCACCGGTGACTCTTCGCTTTCCCACTGCATTCAGAGCATTATGGCGAGTGAATCGTTCCAGCCTCTCAAAGCGTGGGCCTATTTCAAGAAAACGGTGCGCATGGATATTGACGATATCCATGGAAATTCTGTCGATGGCATTCATACAGCGTCGATGGCTGGAAGCTGGATGGCCCTTGTCTATGGGTTTGCCGGTTTCAGGGACTGGAAGGGTGAATTCAGTTTCAACCCACATATTCCCGATTCGTGGAAGAGTGTTACTTTCTGCCTGAGGCTTGGCCCTGCTGTGTTGAAAGTTCATTTTTCGAGGGAAGAGGTTTGTTACAGCCTTGTCGAAGGGACTTCTCTTTCCTTGGTGCACCGGAATTTGCATTGTATCCTTGAAGAAGGTGAGAGCCGGTGTTATTCCCTGTCTCCTTCCCTGCAGGGAGTTCTTTTTGATCTCGATGGTGTTATTGTAGATACTGCCAAGCTTCATTTCCTTGCCTGGAAAGCTGTTTCTGACGAAAATGGCTTGCACTTTGATGAAGAGGTGAACCAGAGGCTGCTTGGAGTGAGTCGTGAGGCTTCCCTCGAGATTATCCTTGAGCATAACAAGGTTTCGTGGCCAGATGACAAAAAAAAGCAAGTACTCAAGCAAAAGAACAAGGCCTACGTAGCTTCGCTTGATACGCTGACTCCCGATGATGTCTATCCTGGTATGAGGGAACTGCTTGTCGATTTAAAAAAGAACTCAATCAAGACTGCCTTGGCCTCTGCAAGCAAGAATGCAGAGATTGTCTGTCTGAAACTGGGGATTCTTGATTTATTCGATGCAGTTGCCGATGTCCGTAAGGTTCAGGTATCAAAGCCAGAACCCGATATTTTCCTCGCTGCAGCTGAACAGATAGGTGTCTGGTATACGAACTGTATCGGTGTTGAGGATGCAAAGGCAGGGATTACCGCTATCAAGAAGGCAGGCATGAAGGCTGTAGGAATTGGAACCGAGCAAGGGTTGCCAGAGGCAGATGCCGTGCTTTCTGACACCAGGGAATTGACTTTGGATTTCCTGCAGAAGGTAATCGAAAGCTAA
- a CDS encoding ABC transporter substrate-binding protein, whose translation MRKSFGLLCLFVLLGSLAFAGGASEVKATNDSGLSGKVMIYTSMYDDVIEAIDNTLEEVFPTVDIEFFYGGTGTLQAKIAAEISAGKLGCDMLMVADPSYALELKGQGVLEPIMVKDTGKLAFEYDKEGYWYPVRISNMVLAYNAGKYNKADLPNSFYDFANDKSVAGMISMSNPLTSGTALDTISALKDKYGYEYYTALGNQKVKIESGSVALTKLETGECKEIMILEESVLQKRELDNSKITVIYPTDGTIVVPSPIMSINDKWSANKNIEAAKAITEWFLSEEGQKNIVKAWMHSVRSDYPEPPYDAIPTAEIRKNTIPVDWANTVALREEMRTKFQEAIAAKK comes from the coding sequence ATGAGGAAATCGTTTGGTTTATTGTGCCTGTTCGTTTTGCTCGGTTCACTTGCATTTGCAGGAGGTGCTTCCGAAGTAAAAGCTACCAATGACTCAGGTCTTAGTGGCAAAGTAATGATCTATACCTCGATGTACGATGACGTAATCGAAGCAATTGACAACACCCTTGAAGAGGTGTTCCCTACCGTTGACATTGAGTTTTTCTATGGTGGAACCGGTACCCTCCAGGCAAAGATTGCCGCTGAGATTTCCGCAGGGAAACTCGGTTGCGACATGCTCATGGTTGCTGACCCCTCGTATGCCCTTGAACTCAAGGGACAGGGAGTTTTGGAGCCTATCATGGTGAAGGACACGGGAAAACTCGCTTTTGAATATGACAAGGAAGGCTATTGGTATCCAGTGAGAATCAGCAACATGGTTCTGGCATACAATGCTGGAAAATACAACAAGGCCGACCTTCCCAATTCCTTCTATGATTTTGCCAATGACAAATCCGTAGCAGGTATGATTTCCATGTCAAATCCGCTTACCAGCGGAACAGCACTCGATACCATCAGTGCGTTGAAAGACAAATATGGCTATGAGTATTACACCGCACTCGGCAACCAGAAAGTGAAGATAGAGAGTGGTTCCGTTGCCCTGACCAAACTGGAAACCGGCGAATGCAAGGAAATCATGATCCTTGAGGAATCTGTACTGCAGAAGCGCGAGCTCGACAATTCCAAAATTACGGTCATCTATCCGACAGACGGTACCATTGTAGTTCCCTCCCCGATCATGTCTATCAATGACAAGTGGAGTGCCAACAAGAACATTGAGGCCGCAAAGGCCATTACTGAGTGGTTCCTTTCCGAGGAAGGGCAGAAAAACATCGTAAAGGCATGGATGCATTCGGTTCGCTCCGATTACCCGGAACCTCCCTACGATGCAATTCCCACTGCAGAGATCAGAAAGAACACCATCCCTGTCGACTGGGCGAATACGGTTGCATTGCGTGAAGAAATGCGTACGAAATTCCAGGAAGCTATCGCTGCAAAGAAATAG
- a CDS encoding LacI family DNA-binding transcriptional regulator, with protein sequence MQSKQPTIYDVAKLAQVSPATVSRVLNQPSMVAPDKKARILSAIEILQFVPKADAVAFARQQFKKIGVVAPFFTETSFMERLKGIASVLTGQHYELVIYAVQSIEDLQGYIDMLIGSKRVDGLILLCLSLSDAMVTKLKNSGLPVCFVETDVQGFDSVVIKNIEGGSLVAEFLFANGYRIPGFVGEASRRPYAAHSTEERLGGYASYFASKGISLKMEHVWTGDNVAKASNAGIMKILDRPNRPDCLFASSDTLAIRILKCAVQLGITVPDELGVVGFDDIEMAEFVNLTTVNQSLEESGVLAAETILWRIKEPGKPPKKNTIELTLHQRNSTEIL encoded by the coding sequence ATGCAATCCAAGCAACCTACCATCTATGATGTAGCGAAACTAGCTCAGGTAAGCCCTGCGACCGTATCACGGGTACTGAATCAACCTTCAATGGTTGCACCAGATAAGAAGGCACGGATCCTTTCGGCGATCGAAATCTTGCAGTTCGTCCCAAAGGCCGATGCCGTTGCCTTTGCAAGGCAACAATTCAAGAAAATCGGGGTAGTTGCCCCCTTCTTTACCGAAACGTCATTCATGGAAAGGCTCAAAGGAATAGCCTCTGTTTTAACCGGACAGCATTACGAGCTGGTCATCTATGCCGTACAGAGTATTGAGGATTTGCAGGGGTATATCGATATGCTTATCGGAAGCAAGCGGGTCGACGGCCTTATCCTCCTTTGCCTTTCCTTGTCGGATGCAATGGTAACGAAGCTGAAGAATTCTGGCCTTCCTGTCTGTTTTGTGGAGACCGATGTCCAAGGTTTTGACAGCGTAGTCATTAAAAACATTGAGGGGGGCTCTTTGGTTGCAGAGTTTCTCTTTGCCAATGGTTATAGGATCCCTGGTTTTGTCGGGGAGGCCTCCCGTCGTCCCTATGCAGCCCATTCGACCGAGGAACGTCTTGGAGGGTATGCTTCCTACTTTGCCTCAAAAGGGATTTCCTTGAAAATGGAGCATGTTTGGACCGGCGATAATGTAGCTAAGGCTTCCAATGCCGGGATCATGAAGATTCTCGACCGCCCAAATCGTCCCGATTGTCTTTTTGCCTCCAGTGATACACTTGCGATAAGGATTCTTAAATGTGCCGTACAGCTAGGGATTACGGTTCCCGACGAACTGGGTGTCGTAGGGTTTGATGATATTGAAATGGCTGAATTCGTAAATTTGACTACTGTCAACCAAAGCTTGGAGGAATCGGGGGTGCTTGCAGCGGAAACGATTCTTTGGAGGATTAAGGAACCGGGAAAACCCCCTAAAAAGAACACGATCGAATTGACCTTGCACCAAAGGAATTCCACTGAGATTCTGTAA
- a CDS encoding DUF4387 domain-containing protein codes for MDRLVDLAQMLRSKNSGPFLITLDIFFSEKETYQRVVQSGVLNEQTINELYHLKKGMLCGIYFFDSALGIKITYHRSVSSGTCGDSDVYGAQQHAPLMELLIP; via the coding sequence ATGGACAGGTTGGTAGATTTGGCCCAGATGCTTCGCAGCAAGAATAGCGGTCCTTTCCTGATCACCCTCGACATTTTCTTTTCCGAAAAGGAAACGTATCAGAGAGTGGTGCAGAGCGGGGTCTTGAACGAACAGACGATAAATGAATTGTATCACCTGAAAAAAGGGATGCTATGCGGTATCTATTTCTTTGATTCCGCCTTGGGGATCAAGATTACGTATCACCGCTCGGTATCCTCCGGTACCTGTGGTGACTCGGATGTATATGGGGCCCAACAACATGCCCCTTTGATGGAACTGCTCATACCCTAG
- a CDS encoding carbohydrate ABC transporter permease: MKHRKPITVTQVVLVAFLFLITLTMLVPLLNILAKSLSSPELSASMGGLSIIPKDVDLLNYKIVFSHPILVPSLINSIVITLVGTLVNILLTTTAAYALTRPKLTLKKPIMVFLIIMMLFDPGMVPEYIVVQQLGLMGSKWSVILVTSVNVYYLVIMMRYFEKVPQSLVEAAVIDGANHLQMLAKIFYPLSKAGIATITMFYAVVRWNEYFRASIYLTKKSTDTVLQVILRQFVVLGDTVSIIGQQNVFDYNTMARVDYGALKGATIIVAIIPILLIYPFVLKFYAKDVMAGGIKE; the protein is encoded by the coding sequence ATGAAGCATAGGAAACCTATTACCGTTACCCAGGTTGTTCTCGTTGCCTTCTTGTTTCTGATCACGTTGACAATGTTGGTGCCTTTGCTGAATATTTTGGCTAAATCACTGTCATCACCGGAACTGTCAGCTTCTATGGGAGGCCTATCGATTATTCCCAAGGATGTTGATTTGCTGAATTACAAAATTGTATTCAGTCATCCCATACTGGTTCCATCCCTTATCAATTCGATTGTCATTACCCTGGTAGGGACCTTGGTCAACATTCTCCTTACCACAACCGCAGCCTATGCCCTCACTAGGCCGAAACTGACTTTGAAGAAACCTATTATGGTGTTCCTTATCATTATGATGCTTTTCGACCCGGGAATGGTTCCTGAGTACATCGTGGTGCAGCAACTTGGATTGATGGGTAGCAAATGGTCGGTAATCCTGGTTACCTCAGTGAATGTCTATTACCTGGTAATCATGATGCGCTACTTCGAAAAGGTTCCCCAATCGCTTGTGGAGGCTGCCGTCATTGACGGGGCGAACCACCTGCAGATGCTTGCAAAGATTTTCTATCCTTTAAGCAAAGCCGGGATAGCTACCATTACCATGTTCTATGCGGTAGTAAGGTGGAACGAATATTTCCGGGCGAGCATCTACCTTACCAAAAAGTCGACCGATACGGTCCTGCAGGTAATCTTGAGGCAGTTTGTCGTACTGGGCGATACGGTGTCGATTATCGGACAACAGAATGTGTTTGACTACAATACGATGGCCCGAGTCGACTATGGGGCTCTCAAGGGAGCGACCATTATCGTTGCCATCATTCCGATTCTCTTGATCTATCCGTTTGTGTTGAAATTCTACGCCAAGGATGTAATGGCAGGTGGAATCAAAGAATAA
- a CDS encoding extracellular solute-binding protein, translating into MGKKKVVVALVLLLSTGFVFATGAKEVPSQAAGASGSSKGIGTASSPVKVTYMCKDVDPITDADQLGKLEALIEQGMAKEGNYVDLEILSAPTGSYKTVVPIAFRTGQIAPDLVYFQGNDQPLALDGLLEDLTPYVEKSTNVKAIMPDQTKAALKNYPYLMWLAPARVQIPVMRSDWFASLKSSKALLENPSVDAYYALFKEMKESGLCQWPITTDGGILKLDSVFNHAFGITATIVKENGTWVYSDATMAAKNKLAFYAKLYADGLLDNEYVTKTWDTMEQAFYEGTAGFVAGTAGDVVNVYNNKMKETQGVDLAVLPPAKGISQAYQSIDVTKESRGFAMSSGSPVKDAAWAVLEYMAGPDGRKLDKLGLEGIHYTVQNGKYVLTDKFPSWWAKFWPTMNGLDLSKVEGDVLSAPAIKSLDEAAKYFAPDTNVLLPEDLLPLKDAMDKLYREYSTDIIRGVRPVSDFDEFVVKWNKAGGTEISKYLATVLN; encoded by the coding sequence ATGGGAAAGAAAAAGGTAGTGGTGGCTCTGGTACTGCTTTTAAGTACAGGGTTCGTATTTGCTACGGGCGCGAAGGAAGTCCCCAGCCAGGCAGCAGGAGCATCAGGCTCTTCAAAGGGTATCGGAACTGCTTCGTCACCGGTTAAGGTTACGTACATGTGCAAGGATGTTGATCCTATTACCGATGCTGATCAGCTTGGTAAACTGGAGGCTTTGATCGAGCAGGGAATGGCCAAAGAAGGCAATTATGTTGATTTGGAAATTCTCAGTGCTCCGACCGGGTCGTACAAGACGGTTGTTCCCATTGCTTTCCGTACTGGTCAAATTGCACCCGATCTGGTGTATTTCCAGGGAAATGACCAGCCTTTGGCACTTGATGGACTGCTTGAGGATTTGACTCCATATGTAGAGAAGTCAACCAATGTAAAGGCAATCATGCCCGACCAGACGAAAGCAGCTTTGAAAAACTATCCGTACTTGATGTGGCTCGCTCCTGCCCGCGTGCAGATTCCTGTCATGAGGTCTGACTGGTTTGCTTCTTTGAAGAGTAGCAAGGCTTTGCTTGAAAATCCAAGTGTAGATGCCTACTATGCCCTGTTCAAGGAAATGAAAGAAAGTGGACTTTGCCAGTGGCCGATTACCACCGATGGCGGAATCCTCAAACTCGATTCGGTTTTCAACCATGCCTTTGGCATTACTGCTACCATTGTCAAAGAAAACGGCACCTGGGTGTATTCCGATGCAACGATGGCAGCAAAGAATAAACTTGCTTTCTATGCCAAACTGTATGCCGATGGGCTTTTGGACAATGAATATGTTACCAAGACCTGGGACACCATGGAACAGGCCTTCTATGAAGGTACTGCCGGGTTTGTTGCAGGAACTGCCGGGGATGTCGTCAATGTCTATAATAACAAGATGAAAGAAACCCAAGGGGTGGACCTTGCAGTTCTGCCTCCTGCCAAAGGTATAAGCCAGGCATACCAGAGCATCGACGTAACCAAGGAATCACGAGGTTTCGCCATGAGTTCAGGTTCTCCTGTCAAAGATGCAGCTTGGGCAGTATTGGAGTATATGGCAGGGCCTGACGGCCGCAAATTGGACAAGCTTGGACTGGAAGGTATCCATTATACCGTCCAGAACGGCAAGTACGTCCTGACTGACAAATTCCCTTCCTGGTGGGCAAAATTCTGGCCAACCATGAATGGACTCGATCTTTCCAAGGTTGAAGGCGATGTCCTTTCCGCTCCGGCTATCAAGTCATTGGATGAGGCTGCAAAGTATTTTGCCCCAGATACCAATGTCTTGCTTCCTGAGGATTTGCTTCCCCTCAAAGATGCAATGGATAAGCTGTACCGCGAATATTCCACTGATATCATCCGTGGTGTACGCCCTGTTTCCGATTTCGACGAATTCGTCGTAAAATGGAACAAGGCAGGTGGTACTGAAATCAGCAAATACCTTGCAACGGTTTTGAACTAA
- a CDS encoding ABC transporter permease gives MKKQRKALDRNLLVHKTSYWQRIKAEKMLYLLLLPTLVFFVLFRLLPIVNMRLAFFQFKARGTWPFVGLKYFKMIFRSPGFKQILSNTLIISFMKYVLLFPAFVIFALLLNEVRSFRFRKYVQVISYLPHFLSWVVIAGVWISALSLGGGLNQVLGVLGLDKIDFMTDRLKIRWILMFCEAWRSMGWDSIIYFTAIISISPALYEAAEIDGASRWIIIKHIILPSLLIPMITMFILNLGFFLNAGFDQVFNFSNQAVESTIDILDTYIYRIGIEGGQYSLATAVSLIKGLVGVCLVWGTHVFSKRMTGTGVWS, from the coding sequence ATGAAAAAACAAAGAAAAGCGTTAGACCGAAATTTGCTGGTACATAAAACATCCTATTGGCAGAGAATAAAGGCTGAAAAAATGCTCTATCTTCTCCTGCTCCCTACGCTGGTCTTTTTTGTACTCTTCCGGTTGTTGCCGATAGTGAACATGCGCCTTGCTTTTTTCCAATTCAAAGCGAGGGGCACGTGGCCCTTTGTAGGATTGAAATACTTCAAGATGATTTTCAGGAGCCCTGGATTCAAGCAGATTCTGTCCAATACCCTGATTATCAGTTTTATGAAATATGTGCTCCTGTTCCCCGCCTTTGTTATCTTTGCCTTGCTACTCAATGAAGTTCGTTCCTTCAGGTTTCGTAAGTATGTCCAGGTGATTTCCTATCTTCCCCACTTCCTGTCCTGGGTAGTCATAGCAGGGGTTTGGATCAGTGCCCTTTCTTTGGGAGGCGGATTGAATCAAGTGCTGGGTGTATTGGGACTTGATAAAATTGATTTTATGACTGACCGCTTAAAAATCCGATGGATATTGATGTTTTGTGAAGCTTGGAGAAGTATGGGCTGGGATTCTATTATTTATTTTACTGCAATCATATCCATATCACCGGCCTTGTATGAGGCTGCCGAAATTGACGGGGCATCGAGATGGATAATCATAAAGCACATCATACTTCCTTCTTTGCTTATTCCTATGATTACCATGTTTATCCTGAATCTGGGCTTCTTTCTCAATGCCGGGTTTGACCAAGTGTTCAACTTTTCCAACCAAGCGGTCGAAAGTACCATTGATATCCTCGATACCTATATCTATCGTATCGGAATCGAGGGGGGGCAGTATTCCCTCGCCACTGCCGTCAGCTTGATCAAAGGGCTGGTAGGTGTTTGCCTTGTTTGGGGAACCCATGTCTTTTCGAAGCGCATGACCGGAACGGGGGTGTGGTCATGA
- a CDS encoding acyclic terpene utilization AtuA family protein produces MKSFKILSPCGILGYGFPDTSFAAGLADKPDAIVVDAGSTDAGPHKLGAKTAIVSRRAAKKDLKRILEGGQSLHIPVLIGSAGGSGGKSHIEWTLDIIAEILDENRSLQPKTALIWADIPNEIILEKLAKNQITPLDALYLPLDAQILSQTTGVVAQMGIEPIMKVLESGADLIVCGRAYDPAPFAAVGIHAGFDPGLSYHMGKVLECGALCCNPGTTKDCMMGVLHEHDFEVYPCDPKRKCSTLSVAAHTFYEKDHPYLLHGPGIEMDLSQCVFTQVGENRVQVSNSRLFPTDPYCIKLEGARRVAYRSFVVAGVRDPILIAMIEEVEGLVKESVQEQYNDIDRDSYSINFLNYGKNGVMGELEPNNMAGHELCVVFEVLAQTQDIASSICASVRSTFMHYGYEGRKATAGNLAFPFAPSDINFGAVYEFSVYHLMEVSDPAELFPWQWWERGGKV; encoded by the coding sequence TTGAAAAGCTTCAAGATTCTCTCACCCTGTGGGATCCTTGGGTACGGCTTTCCCGATACTTCATTTGCCGCAGGGTTGGCTGATAAGCCGGATGCAATCGTTGTCGATGCAGGTTCCACTGATGCAGGACCCCACAAGCTTGGGGCAAAGACAGCCATAGTCAGCCGCAGGGCTGCAAAGAAAGATTTGAAACGAATCCTTGAAGGTGGGCAGAGTCTACACATTCCTGTCCTTATCGGATCTGCCGGGGGAAGCGGAGGAAAGAGTCATATCGAGTGGACTCTCGATATTATTGCGGAGATTTTGGATGAAAATAGGTCTTTGCAGCCAAAAACCGCCCTTATCTGGGCCGATATTCCCAATGAGATTATTCTGGAGAAGCTTGCAAAGAATCAAATAACCCCCCTCGACGCTCTCTATCTTCCATTGGATGCCCAGATTCTCAGCCAAACCACAGGAGTTGTGGCCCAGATGGGGATAGAACCTATTATGAAAGTCCTTGAATCGGGAGCTGACCTTATTGTATGCGGAAGAGCCTATGACCCTGCACCCTTTGCAGCAGTGGGAATCCATGCGGGTTTTGACCCGGGCTTAAGTTACCATATGGGAAAGGTGCTCGAATGTGGGGCCCTTTGTTGCAACCCAGGGACAACGAAAGATTGCATGATGGGCGTTCTCCATGAGCATGACTTTGAAGTGTACCCCTGTGACCCAAAGCGCAAATGCTCGACGCTGAGCGTTGCAGCCCATACCTTCTATGAAAAAGACCACCCGTATCTTTTGCATGGTCCTGGAATTGAGATGGACCTTTCCCAATGTGTTTTCACCCAGGTCGGGGAAAACAGGGTGCAAGTAAGCAATAGCCGTTTATTCCCTACCGACCCTTACTGTATCAAGCTTGAGGGGGCAAGAAGGGTTGCCTATCGGTCCTTCGTCGTTGCCGGGGTTCGTGACCCTATATTGATTGCAATGATAGAGGAAGTCGAAGGCCTGGTCAAAGAAAGCGTACAGGAACAGTACAACGATATTGACCGGGATTCCTATTCGATCAATTTCCTTAATTATGGGAAAAATGGGGTAATGGGGGAACTTGAGCCTAACAACATGGCTGGCCATGAACTATGCGTAGTATTTGAAGTCCTTGCGCAAACCCAGGATATTGCATCTTCGATTTGTGCTTCCGTGCGATCGACCTTTATGCACTATGGATATGAGGGAAGGAAGGCAACGGCAGGGAACCTGGCTTTTCCCTTTGCCCCGAGCGATATCAACTTTGGGGCAGTGTACGAATTCTCCGTGTACCATCTGATGGAGGTCTCAGACCCAGCTGAGTTGTTTCCCTGGCAATGGTGGGAAAGAGGAGGAAAAGTCTGA